From the genome of Dickeya aquatica, one region includes:
- a CDS encoding ABC transporter permease — protein MTSGIWRISSVLLAGILLFPVVAIVGMAFSAPGDAIAVMWRTLPIYSMTSLMLVSGCVLFSLLLALPLAWLMSNYRFSGQRWLHRALLLPLAVPGYVLAAVYGDVLGYEGPVKQTLYALSFDVETIPQMPWQQGVRVACASLCLALVLFPYVYLLARTALMSQPIGFKHAAHLMNHSRIQVFWRVVFPMARPAIALGVVLMTAEALGDYGISSYFSLRSVTTAGLDLWRDKAQHASAALLMSLLMPLSLLLWWQGRHSRERQLRYQTGSVSSSSLPELHGWPRLAALCCGMVPVMVAFVVPVGRLIGWAVVSEAPTWSLPFLLAFISSVLASSSATLLVIGLALVCVFDLQAVGNPAYRNPLRWLNLNRLLPPTLLGMGLLLPFLGLDAWRASSGGVNDEPWAGSIWVLILAYCMRFGALLLDRLQIHLSRLPLAMNHVSQSMGYTRLQQVLWVYLPQVRYCLIVGVFLVFTESLRELNVSLLLQPFEVETMATYVFRFIMDERLPLVATPALMLVGVGMIPLFGITRLMRMEG, from the coding sequence ATGACTTCAGGTATCTGGCGCATCAGCAGTGTGCTGTTGGCGGGAATACTCTTGTTCCCGGTGGTGGCAATAGTCGGGATGGCGTTTAGTGCGCCAGGCGATGCTATCGCGGTAATGTGGCGCACGTTGCCCATCTATAGCATGACATCATTGATGCTGGTGTCCGGTTGCGTGCTGTTTAGCCTGTTGTTGGCGCTGCCGCTGGCCTGGCTGATGTCGAATTACCGCTTTTCCGGTCAGCGATGGCTGCATCGGGCGTTGTTACTACCGTTGGCTGTTCCTGGGTATGTGCTGGCTGCGGTATACGGTGATGTCCTTGGGTATGAAGGCCCGGTGAAACAAACGCTTTATGCGTTGTCGTTTGATGTTGAAACCATACCACAAATGCCCTGGCAACAGGGGGTCAGGGTTGCCTGTGCCAGCCTGTGCCTGGCGTTGGTGCTGTTTCCCTATGTCTATTTGCTGGCGCGTACGGCATTGATGTCACAACCGATTGGCTTTAAACATGCCGCTCATCTGATGAACCATTCCCGCATTCAGGTGTTTTGGCGGGTCGTGTTTCCGATGGCGCGTCCGGCAATAGCGCTCGGTGTGGTACTGATGACGGCAGAGGCCTTGGGCGACTATGGCATTTCTTCGTATTTCTCTTTACGTTCTGTCACCACGGCTGGTTTGGATTTGTGGCGCGATAAAGCGCAGCATGCCAGCGCTGCACTACTGATGTCATTGCTGATGCCATTGAGCCTGCTTCTCTGGTGGCAGGGGCGTCATAGCCGTGAACGCCAATTGCGCTATCAGACTGGCAGTGTGTCATCGAGCAGTTTACCCGAGCTGCACGGTTGGCCGCGTCTGGCGGCGTTATGCTGCGGCATGGTGCCGGTGATGGTGGCGTTTGTGGTGCCTGTCGGGCGATTAATCGGTTGGGCGGTGGTGTCTGAAGCACCAACCTGGAGCCTGCCTTTTCTGCTGGCATTTATCAGTAGCGTATTGGCGTCTTCCAGCGCCACGTTGCTGGTTATTGGTCTGGCACTGGTGTGCGTGTTTGATCTGCAAGCAGTTGGCAACCCGGCCTACCGTAATCCGTTGCGCTGGCTTAACCTGAATCGCTTGTTGCCGCCAACGCTGTTGGGGATGGGGCTGCTGCTCCCTTTTCTGGGGTTGGATGCCTGGCGAGCATCGTCAGGTGGGGTCAATGATGAACCCTGGGCCGGTTCAATATGGGTGCTGATTCTGGCCTACTGTATGCGTTTTGGGGCTCTGCTGTTAGACCGGTTGCAAATTCATCTGTCCAGGCTGCCGTTAGCCATGAACCACGTTAGCCAGTCGATGGGGTATACCCGCTTGCAGCAGGTCTTGTGGGTCTATCTGCCACAGGTTCGCTACTGCCTGATTGTCGGGGTATTTCTGGTCTTTACTGAAAGCCTGCGTGAGCTAAATGTGTCGCTGTTGTTGCAGCCTTTTGAAGTCGAAACCATGGCGACCTATGTATTTCGCTTCATCATGGACGAGCGATTGCCACTCGTCGCCACACCGGCACTGATGCTGGTTGGCGTGGGCATGATCCCGCTGTTTGGGATAACCCGATTGATGAGAATGGAGGGCTAG
- a CDS encoding ABC transporter ATP-binding protein, translating into MTTPEILSVASLSCRYPQHDVLDNVSFSIHAGEMVCLLGASGDGKTTLLKSIAGLLPLDKGNVTIAGQRISALPAQQDTSPRPVGMVFQDDVLFPHLTVMENITFGLRGKSAEEISTMAMDAVALMKLEVVTRCYPHELSREQHQRAAIARSLAGQPKLLLLDEPFANVDSQIRYRLISELRHILRQRQIAALFATSDREDAFAFADHLILIHEGGVVQQGFSADLYYRPVNRYVANFMGNANYLPVKISGDRQWQSFLGEHQATRALKLAHGARYDWLVRPQEIALALDEEGPGIIADRLFMGNSHSYRVHVNEWELQVQSGNWFEPGQPVRLSIRTDQPVLFATEPVNETN; encoded by the coding sequence ATGACGACGCCAGAGATCCTGAGCGTTGCTTCGCTCAGTTGCCGTTATCCGCAACATGACGTGCTGGACAATGTGAGCTTTTCGATCCACGCCGGGGAAATGGTCTGCTTGCTGGGAGCCAGTGGCGATGGTAAAACCACGCTACTGAAATCGATAGCGGGGTTATTGCCGCTGGATAAGGGCAATGTCACCATTGCCGGGCAGCGAATCAGTGCGCTCCCCGCGCAGCAGGATACCTCGCCTCGGCCAGTAGGCATGGTGTTTCAGGATGATGTTCTGTTCCCGCATTTGACGGTAATGGAGAACATTACCTTCGGGCTGCGTGGCAAATCGGCAGAAGAGATAAGCACCATGGCAATGGATGCCGTGGCGCTAATGAAACTGGAAGTGGTGACCCGCTGTTACCCCCATGAATTATCCAGAGAGCAGCATCAGCGTGCGGCGATTGCCCGTTCACTGGCCGGTCAGCCTAAGTTACTGCTGCTCGATGAGCCGTTTGCGAATGTGGATAGCCAAATTCGTTATCGCCTGATCAGTGAACTGCGCCATATTTTACGCCAGCGTCAGATTGCGGCGCTGTTTGCGACCTCTGACAGGGAAGATGCATTCGCCTTTGCCGATCATTTGATTTTGATCCACGAGGGTGGCGTGGTGCAGCAGGGGTTCTCTGCGGATTTGTATTACCGGCCGGTAAACCGTTACGTGGCCAATTTTATGGGAAATGCGAACTATCTCCCGGTGAAGATTAGCGGTGACAGGCAGTGGCAGAGTTTTCTTGGCGAGCATCAGGCAACCCGGGCATTGAAGCTGGCGCACGGTGCACGTTATGACTGGCTGGTCAGGCCGCAGGAAATTGCTCTGGCGCTGGATGAAGAAGGCCCAGGCATCATTGCAGACAGGCTTTTTATGGGCAATAGCCACAGCTACCGCGTACATGTGAATGAATGGGAATTGCAGGTGCAAAGCGGCAACTGGTTTGAGCCGGGTCAACCGGTGAGACTGAGCATTCGTACCGATCAACCCGTACTGTTTGCCACTGAACCGGTGAACGAAACAAACTAG
- a CDS encoding GNAT family N-acetyltransferase, with the protein MVALSSATADALITYHVNHAITVEQFIHLLKRTSLGPRRPLDRRDTLAGMLNEADLLVSAWHDDTLVGVARSVTDYHYCCYLSDLAVDETYQHRGIGHALIAHTAQQLKPECRLILIAAPQAVGYYPKIGFEAHPSAWHRLAGDINVPASGKDTFSGENSNNQDSVNDA; encoded by the coding sequence ATGGTGGCCTTATCCTCTGCAACGGCTGATGCTCTTATTACCTACCACGTCAATCACGCCATCACCGTCGAGCAGTTTATTCACCTGCTCAAACGCACTTCATTAGGCCCTCGCCGCCCGCTAGACAGACGTGACACGCTGGCGGGCATGCTAAATGAGGCTGACCTGTTGGTCAGCGCATGGCATGACGATACGCTGGTGGGCGTCGCTCGCAGCGTGACGGACTACCACTACTGCTGCTATCTGTCTGACCTGGCGGTGGACGAAACGTATCAACATCGCGGTATTGGCCACGCGCTGATTGCGCATACCGCACAGCAACTCAAACCGGAATGCCGCCTGATTTTAATTGCTGCGCCACAGGCCGTCGGCTATTACCCGAAAATCGGCTTTGAAGCACACCCCAGCGCCTGGCATAGGCTCGCGGGCGACATCAACGTGCCAGCGAGCGGAAAAGATACATTCAGCGGCGAAAATAGCAACAATCAGGATAGTGTTAATGACGCATAG
- the hpt gene encoding hypoxanthine phosphoribosyltransferase, which translates to MMKHTVDVMIPETEIKARVAELGRQISEHYRSSGSDMVLVGLLRGSFVFMADLCRSIDLSHEVDFMTASSYGSSMNSSRDVKILKDLDEDIRGKDVLIVEDIIDSGNTLSKVREILQLRGPKSLAICTLLDKPSRREVPVPVEWVGFSIPDEFVVGYGIDYAQHYRHLPFIGKVIAQ; encoded by the coding sequence ATGATGAAACATACGGTGGACGTCATGATCCCTGAAACGGAGATCAAGGCTCGGGTGGCTGAACTCGGACGTCAAATCAGCGAACATTACCGCAGCAGCGGCAGCGACATGGTATTAGTGGGCCTCTTGCGCGGTTCTTTTGTCTTTATGGCCGATCTGTGCCGTTCAATCGACCTGTCCCACGAGGTCGATTTTATGACAGCTTCGAGCTATGGCAGCAGCATGAACTCCTCGCGCGATGTGAAAATACTCAAAGATCTCGATGAAGATATTCGTGGTAAAGATGTGCTGATCGTTGAGGATATTATCGATTCGGGCAATACCCTCAGCAAAGTGCGCGAGATTTTGCAACTGCGTGGGCCGAAATCACTGGCTATCTGTACTCTGCTGGACAAACCTTCACGCCGTGAAGTTCCGGTTCCGGTGGAATGGGTGGGCTTTTCTATTCCTGATGAGTTTGTGGTGGGGTATGGCATTGATTATGCGCAACATTATCGCCATCTGCCATTCATCGGCAAAGTTATTGCGCAGTAA
- the can gene encoding carbonate dehydratase, translating to MKTIETLIANNQLWSETIVKEDPEYFKRLALAQRPRFLWIGCADSRVPAESLTSLEPGELFVHRNVANLVIHTDLNCLSVVQYAVEVLEVEHIIICGHYGCGGVQAAVENPELGLINNWLLHIRDLWYKHSSMLGELPPEERINKLCEINVVEQVYNLGHSTIMQSAWKRGQKATIHGWVYGIQDGRLRDLEVTATSRETLEQRYRRAVSSLL from the coding sequence ATGAAAACGATAGAAACGCTGATCGCCAATAACCAGTTATGGTCTGAAACGATAGTCAAAGAAGACCCGGAATACTTTAAACGGCTGGCACTGGCCCAGCGCCCCCGCTTTTTGTGGATCGGGTGCGCCGATAGCCGGGTTCCGGCTGAAAGCCTCACCAGCCTCGAACCGGGAGAACTGTTCGTTCATCGTAATGTTGCCAACCTGGTGATTCACACCGATCTCAACTGCCTGTCCGTGGTGCAATACGCGGTGGAAGTGCTGGAAGTTGAGCACATCATCATCTGTGGTCACTATGGTTGCGGCGGGGTACAGGCGGCGGTAGAGAACCCGGAGCTGGGCCTTATCAATAACTGGCTGCTGCATATCCGTGATTTATGGTACAAGCATAGCTCAATGCTTGGCGAGTTACCGCCAGAAGAGAGAATTAACAAACTGTGTGAAATCAACGTGGTTGAACAGGTGTACAACCTGGGTCATTCGACCATCATGCAGTCAGCCTGGAAGCGCGGTCAGAAAGCGACCATTCACGGTTGGGTTTACGGCATTCAGGATGGCCGTCTGCGCGATCTGGAAGTCACCGCCACCAGCCGTGAAACGCTGGAACAACGCTACCGCCGTGCGGTGTCATCTCTGCTCTAA
- a CDS encoding ABC transporter ATP-binding protein: MTYALELVNVTKTYPGGVRALRGIDLCVEAGDFYALLGPNGAGKSTSIGIISSLVNKTDGKVRVFGHDLDRDIVNAKRQLGLVPQEFNFNPFETVMQIVVNQAGYYGVPRQQALQRAEKYLTQLDLWGKRNERARMLSGGMKRRLMIARALMHEPRLLILDEPTAGVDIELRRSMWGFLKELNSQGTTIILTTHYLEEAEMLCRNIGIIQSGQLVENTSMKALLAKLQSETFIFDLAAKSALPRLEGYQHRLVDTSTLEVDVKREQGLNGIFSQLSAQGIQVLSMRNKANRLEELFVTLLNNHGDKA; the protein is encoded by the coding sequence ATGACATATGCACTGGAATTGGTGAATGTAACCAAAACGTATCCCGGCGGCGTTCGCGCATTGCGCGGCATCGATCTGTGCGTCGAGGCCGGGGATTTCTACGCACTGCTTGGCCCGAATGGTGCGGGTAAATCAACCAGCATCGGTATCATCAGCTCACTGGTGAATAAAACGGATGGCAAGGTGCGGGTGTTCGGTCATGATCTGGACCGGGATATCGTCAATGCCAAGCGGCAGTTAGGGCTGGTGCCGCAGGAGTTTAACTTCAATCCGTTCGAGACGGTGATGCAAATTGTAGTGAACCAGGCCGGTTATTATGGTGTTCCCCGCCAGCAGGCGTTACAGCGCGCGGAGAAATACCTCACTCAGCTTGATTTGTGGGGAAAACGTAACGAACGTGCCCGGATGCTTTCCGGCGGCATGAAACGCCGGTTGATGATAGCGCGCGCCCTGATGCATGAACCCAGATTATTAATTCTGGATGAGCCGACGGCTGGGGTGGATATTGAGCTGCGCCGCTCCATGTGGGGGTTCTTAAAAGAACTTAATAGCCAGGGCACCACCATTATTCTCACTACCCACTATCTCGAAGAAGCCGAAATGCTGTGCCGTAATATCGGCATTATCCAGTCCGGGCAGTTGGTGGAAAACACCTCAATGAAGGCGCTGCTGGCCAAATTGCAATCGGAAACCTTTATTTTTGATTTGGCAGCGAAAAGTGCCTTACCGAGGCTCGAAGGCTATCAACATCGGCTGGTAGACACCTCAACACTGGAAGTGGATGTCAAACGTGAGCAGGGGCTAAACGGAATTTTTAGTCAGCTCAGTGCGCAGGGTATTCAGGTGCTCAGTATGCGCAATAAGGCGAATCGTCTGGAGGAGTTGTTTGTCACACTTCTGAATAATCACGGAGATAAAGCATGA
- a CDS encoding ABC transporter permease: protein MIGLYWVALQSIWIKEINRFARIWIQTLLPPVITMSLYFIIFGNLIGNRIGEMNGFTYMQFIVPGLIMMSVITNSYANVASSFFSAKFQRNIEELLVAPVPTHIIIAGYIGGGMARGICVGVLVTAVSLFFVPLQVHAWWMVVITLLLTAMLFSLAGLINAVFAKTFDDISLIPTFVLTPLTYLGGVFYSLSLLPPFWQWVSKLNPIVYMISGFRFGFLGIHDVPLAFTMSVLLAFIVVFYALSWWLIERGRGLRS, encoded by the coding sequence ATGATCGGGCTGTATTGGGTAGCGTTACAAAGTATCTGGATTAAAGAGATCAACCGTTTTGCCCGTATCTGGATACAAACGTTGTTGCCGCCGGTTATCACCATGTCGCTCTATTTTATTATCTTCGGCAACCTCATCGGCAACCGTATTGGCGAGATGAACGGCTTTACTTACATGCAGTTTATTGTACCGGGCCTCATCATGATGTCGGTTATCACCAACTCCTATGCCAATGTGGCTTCTTCCTTTTTTAGCGCCAAGTTCCAGCGCAACATTGAAGAGCTGCTGGTTGCACCGGTGCCTACACACATCATTATCGCCGGTTATATTGGCGGTGGCATGGCGCGCGGCATCTGTGTCGGGGTGTTGGTGACGGCGGTGTCGCTGTTTTTCGTGCCGCTACAGGTTCATGCCTGGTGGATGGTGGTTATCACGCTGTTGCTCACCGCCATGCTGTTTTCTCTGGCCGGGCTGATCAACGCCGTGTTTGCCAAAACCTTTGACGACATCAGCCTAATCCCGACCTTTGTGCTCACGCCGCTGACCTATCTCGGTGGCGTGTTTTACTCGCTCTCGCTGCTGCCACCCTTCTGGCAGTGGGTGTCGAAACTGAATCCTATCGTTTATATGATAAGCGGTTTTCGTTTCGGTTTTCTCGGCATTCACGATGTGCCGCTGGCGTTTACCATGAGCGTGCTGCTGGCATTTATTGTGGTGTTTTACGCCCTGAGCTGGTGGCTGATTGAGCGTGGGCGCGGGCTGCGCAGTTAA
- the panD gene encoding aspartate 1-decarboxylase, whose amino-acid sequence MIRTMLQGKLHRVKVTQADLHYEGSCAIDQDFMDAAGILEYEAIDIYNVDNGHRFSTYAIAAERGSRIISVNGAAARCACVGDKLIICSYVQMPDEQARSHHPKVAYFGENNQLQRTAKAIPVQIA is encoded by the coding sequence ATGATTCGAACCATGCTGCAAGGTAAGCTGCACCGGGTAAAAGTGACCCAGGCAGATTTGCATTACGAAGGCTCCTGCGCCATCGATCAAGACTTTATGGATGCCGCCGGTATTCTGGAATACGAGGCGATTGATATTTATAACGTGGACAACGGCCACCGTTTTTCCACCTACGCGATAGCTGCCGAACGCGGCTCACGCATTATTTCCGTCAACGGTGCTGCCGCACGTTGCGCCTGTGTTGGTGATAAGCTCATCATCTGCTCCTACGTACAGATGCCTGATGAGCAAGCCCGTTCACACCATCCGAAAGTGGCCTATTTTGGCGAGAATAATCAGTTACAACGCACCGCCAAAGCGATTCCGGTACAGATAGCCTGA
- the panC gene encoding pantoate--beta-alanine ligase, with the protein MLIIETPILLRRELRRWRQEGLRIALIPTMGNLHDGHMTLVDEARARADRVVVSIFVNPLQFERADDLKRYPRTLQEDCEKLTRRGVDVVFAPSPETFYPNGLQQQTFVEVPELSQMLEGASRPGHFRGVATVVSKLFNLVQPDIACFGEKDYQQLALIRRLVSDMNYDISIIGVPTVRAQDNLALSSRNGYLSAEERQQAPQLYRIMNEVVAQLSNGDRQIDDMLARASEALREAGFTPDELFIRDADSLAPLTTDSTRAVVLMAAWLGKARLIDNQQVDLTC; encoded by the coding sequence GTGTTAATTATTGAAACACCAATACTGCTGCGCCGTGAACTGCGCCGCTGGCGTCAGGAAGGACTGCGTATTGCGCTGATCCCCACCATGGGAAACTTGCATGACGGGCATATGACGCTGGTTGATGAGGCCAGAGCGCGAGCCGACCGGGTGGTGGTCAGTATCTTCGTCAATCCGTTGCAATTTGAGCGTGCCGATGACCTGAAGCGCTACCCGCGCACGCTTCAGGAAGATTGCGAAAAACTGACGCGTCGCGGCGTTGACGTGGTGTTTGCGCCGTCGCCTGAAACCTTCTATCCCAACGGTTTGCAGCAGCAAACATTCGTCGAAGTCCCAGAGTTATCGCAGATGCTCGAAGGAGCAAGCCGCCCCGGCCATTTCCGCGGCGTGGCTACCGTGGTCAGTAAATTGTTCAATCTGGTACAACCGGATATCGCCTGCTTTGGCGAGAAAGACTATCAGCAACTGGCGCTGATTCGCCGCCTGGTGTCTGACATGAATTATGACATCAGTATCATTGGTGTACCGACGGTGCGTGCGCAAGACAACCTGGCCCTCAGTTCACGTAACGGCTATTTGAGTGCTGAGGAGCGCCAGCAGGCACCGCAGCTTTATCGCATCATGAATGAGGTGGTGGCGCAATTATCCAACGGCGACCGCCAGATTGATGATATGCTCGCCCGGGCGTCAGAGGCTTTGCGTGAAGCGGGCTTCACGCCGGATGAGCTGTTTATTCGCGATGCCGACAGCCTGGCACCACTGACTACCGATAGCACCCGCGCGGTGGTACTGATGGCCGCCTGGCTTGGCAAGGCACGTTTGATTGATAACCAACAGGTAGATTTAACCTGCTGA
- the panB gene encoding 3-methyl-2-oxobutanoate hydroxymethyltransferase translates to MKATTISHLRQWKQEQKKFATITAYDASFARLFYEQGIHVMLVGDSLGMTVQGQDSTLPVTLDDMVYHTRCVRRGAPHCLLLSDLPFMGCATPEQACLQAADLMRAGANMVKIEGGSWLAPTVRMLTERAVPVCGHLGLTPQSVNIFGGYKVQGRDEAAAAQLLDDALALQHAGAQLLVLECVPVSLAQRVTEALDIPVIGIGAGNVTDGQILVMHDALGVTGGHTPKFARNFMAQATDIRAAIRLYVQEVEQGKFPDAQYSFV, encoded by the coding sequence ATGAAAGCGACTACCATTTCTCATCTGCGCCAGTGGAAACAGGAACAGAAAAAGTTCGCCACGATCACCGCATATGACGCCAGTTTTGCCCGTTTGTTCTACGAGCAGGGTATTCATGTCATGCTGGTGGGCGATTCGCTGGGTATGACCGTACAGGGGCAAGATTCCACCTTGCCCGTCACGCTGGATGATATGGTCTACCATACCCGCTGTGTACGACGCGGAGCTCCCCATTGCCTGCTGCTCTCCGACCTGCCCTTTATGGGCTGCGCCACGCCTGAACAGGCTTGCTTACAGGCCGCAGACCTGATGCGCGCCGGAGCCAATATGGTCAAAATCGAAGGCGGGAGCTGGCTTGCTCCCACCGTGCGAATGTTGACAGAGCGGGCCGTCCCCGTTTGTGGCCATCTGGGGCTCACGCCTCAGTCGGTCAATATTTTCGGCGGTTATAAAGTACAGGGGCGTGACGAAGCCGCCGCGGCCCAATTACTCGATGATGCGCTGGCACTGCAACACGCCGGGGCCCAGTTACTGGTACTGGAATGTGTGCCGGTGTCTCTGGCGCAGCGTGTCACCGAAGCGCTGGATATCCCGGTCATCGGCATCGGTGCTGGCAACGTCACCGACGGGCAAATTCTGGTGATGCACGATGCGCTTGGCGTGACTGGCGGCCATACCCCTAAATTTGCCCGCAATTTCATGGCGCAGGCCACCGACATCCGTGCGGCAATCCGTCTGTATGTGCAGGAAGTCGAGCAAGGCAAATTCCCTGATGCGCAATACAGCTTTGTTTAA
- the folK gene encoding 2-amino-4-hydroxy-6-hydroxymethyldihydropteridine diphosphokinase, producing the protein MMRVYLALGSNLAQPLTQVQTALAALDDIADTRLVRCSSFYRSRPLGPQDQPDYLNAVAELETTLPAHSLLENTQRIELEHGRERKAERWGPRTLDLDILLFGHQVINTERLTVPHYDMKNREFMLYPLAEIAPELIFPDGEPLRERLQLIPRNGLSLWDTP; encoded by the coding sequence GTGATGCGCGTTTATCTGGCGCTGGGCAGCAATTTAGCCCAGCCGCTTACGCAAGTACAAACGGCGCTGGCAGCCCTTGATGACATTGCTGACACCCGCCTGGTGCGCTGTTCGTCGTTTTATCGCAGCCGCCCGCTTGGCCCGCAAGATCAACCCGATTACCTTAACGCCGTGGCGGAACTGGAAACCACATTACCTGCGCACTCGCTGCTGGAGAACACCCAGCGCATTGAACTAGAGCACGGTCGGGAGCGAAAAGCCGAGCGCTGGGGGCCACGCACGCTCGATCTGGATATTTTGCTTTTTGGTCATCAGGTGATAAATACCGAGCGCCTGACGGTGCCTCATTACGATATGAAAAACCGCGAATTCATGCTCTATCCGCTGGCAGAGATTGCCCCTGAGCTGATCTTTCCTGATGGAGAACCCCTTCGTGAACGTTTACAGCTCATTCCACGAAATGGCCTGAGCCTGTGGGATACTCCTTAG
- the pcnB gene encoding polynucleotide adenylyltransferase PcnB: MFTRVANFCRKVLNREHEPARADSPSQAMTVIPRDQHSISRSDISENALKVLYRLNKAGYEAYLVGGGVRDLLLGKKPKDFDITTNATPEQVRKLFRNCRLVGRRFRLAHVMFGPEVIEVATFRGHHEQHQEQETKQAAQQGQNGMLLRDNIFGTIEEDAQRRDFSINSLYYSIADFTVRDYTEGLADLRQGVIRMIGEPETRYREDPVRMLRAVRFAAKLDMRISPETAEPIPRLASLLHDIPPARLFEESLKLLQAGYGCPTYRLLCEYQLFQPLFPLISRYFTASGETTMERMIVQVLKNTDQRIHNDMRVNPAFLFSAMLWYPLVEHAQKLTQESGLAYFEAFALAMNDVLDEQCRSLAIPKRITSLIRDIWQLQLRLSRRQGKRAFKLMEHPKFRAAYDLLALRAEIENHHELLRLAQWWGEFQVAPPPRQQAMLNTLDDGPTPHRRSRRPRKRPQPRDNAR, from the coding sequence ATCTTTACCCGGGTAGCTAATTTTTGCCGCAAGGTACTGAATCGCGAGCATGAACCCGCCAGGGCGGATAGTCCGTCACAGGCGATGACGGTCATTCCCCGTGACCAGCATTCTATTTCACGCAGCGACATCAGTGAGAATGCGCTGAAAGTGCTCTATCGCCTGAATAAAGCAGGCTATGAGGCTTATCTGGTTGGCGGCGGTGTGCGCGATCTCCTGTTGGGCAAAAAACCCAAAGACTTCGATATCACCACCAACGCCACACCGGAGCAGGTACGTAAACTGTTTCGTAATTGCCGACTGGTGGGACGCCGGTTTCGTCTGGCGCATGTGATGTTTGGCCCGGAAGTCATCGAAGTGGCCACCTTCCGTGGGCATCACGAACAGCATCAGGAGCAGGAAACCAAACAGGCCGCCCAGCAAGGGCAAAATGGCATGCTGTTGCGCGACAATATTTTCGGCACCATCGAAGAAGACGCCCAGCGACGTGACTTCTCTATCAATAGCCTGTATTACAGCATCGCTGACTTTACCGTGCGTGATTACACCGAAGGTCTGGCCGACTTGCGTCAAGGCGTTATCCGCATGATTGGTGAGCCTGAAACCCGTTACCGTGAAGATCCGGTGCGCATGCTGCGCGCGGTTCGATTCGCCGCCAAGCTGGATATGCGCATCAGCCCGGAAACGGCTGAGCCTATTCCTCGTCTGGCTTCACTGCTGCACGATATCCCGCCCGCGCGCCTGTTTGAAGAGTCGCTAAAACTGTTGCAAGCCGGCTACGGCTGCCCAACCTATCGGCTGTTATGTGAATACCAGTTGTTCCAACCGCTGTTTCCGCTTATCAGCCGCTACTTTACGGCGTCAGGTGAAACGACAATGGAGCGGATGATTGTTCAGGTGCTGAAAAACACCGATCAACGCATCCATAACGATATGCGGGTCAACCCGGCGTTTCTGTTTTCTGCCATGCTGTGGTATCCGTTAGTCGAGCACGCCCAGAAACTGACGCAGGAAAGCGGGCTGGCCTATTTTGAGGCGTTTGCGCTGGCAATGAACGACGTGCTGGATGAACAGTGCCGTTCACTGGCCATTCCCAAGCGCATTACATCGCTGATTCGCGACATCTGGCAACTTCAGTTACGCCTGTCTCGCCGGCAAGGGAAACGGGCGTTCAAACTGATGGAGCACCCGAAATTCCGCGCTGCCTATGACCTGCTGGCTCTGCGTGCCGAAATCGAGAATCATCACGAATTATTACGTCTGGCTCAATGGTGGGGAGAATTTCAGGTCGCTCCGCCCCCTCGCCAGCAGGCCATGCTCAACACCCTGGATGATGGCCCGACACCTCACCGACGCTCACGCCGCCCGCGTAAGCGCCCGCAACCACGGGACAATGCACGGTGA